The following are encoded together in the Zingiber officinale cultivar Zhangliang chromosome 8A, Zo_v1.1, whole genome shotgun sequence genome:
- the LOC122009520 gene encoding pre-mRNA-splicing factor ISY1 homolog: MARNEEKAQSMLNRWVDMKSEEKRKPKERRPYLASECRDLADAHKWRSEILREIGIKVSEIQNEGLGEHRLRDLNDEINKLLRERVHWERRIVDLGGPNYTKHAAKMTDLDGNIIDVPNPSGRGPGYRYFGAAKKLPGVRELFEKPPEVKRRRTRYEIYKRIDASYYGYRDDEDGILEKLEATSQEEMRHQLIQEFERIKAIQSEAMRMVKSGEVASVEPTDASVAVSLLMEEVEDVVEEERKEREREELEKNKQQEFVVHVPLPDDKEIERMVVENKKKELLSKYMSEELMQEEKEAKEMLNVKRPTGVE; encoded by the exons ATGGCTCGCAACGAGGAGAAGGCGCAGTCGATGTTGAATCGATGGGTGGACATGAAGTCTGAGGAAAAAAGGAAGCCCAAGGAGCGCCGCCCGTACCTGGCTTCCGAGTGCCGCGACCTGGCCGACGCCCACAAATGGCGCTCCGAGATCCTACGCGAGATCGGCATCAAGGTCTCCGAGATCCAGAACGAGGGCCTCGGCGAGCATCGCCTTCGCGACCTCAACGACGAGATCAACAAGCTCCTCCGCGAGCGCGTCCACTGGGAGCGCCGCATCGTCGACCTCGGCGGCCCCAACTACACCAAGCACGCTGCCAAGATGACCGATCTCGACGGGAACATCATTGACGTCCCTAACCCCAGCGGGCGTGGCCCCGGATACCGATACTTTGGTGCTGCCAAAAAGCTTCCTGGTGTTCGCGAGCTCTTTGAGAAACCCCCTGAGGTCAAGAGGCGCCGCACCCGCTATGAGATCTATAAGCGCATCGATGCTAGTTACTACGGCTATCGTGACGATGAGGACGGCATCTTGGAGAAGCTAGAGGCTACTTCACAGGAAGAGATGCGCCATCAATTGATCCAGGAGTTCGAGCGCATCAAAGCCATCCAGAGTGAGGCTATGAGGATGGTCAAGAGTGGTGAGGTCGCAAGTGTGGAACCCACAGATGCCTCTGTGGCTGTGTCATTGCTGATGGAAGAGGTCGAGGATGTTgtggaggaggagaggaaggagagaGAGCGGGAGGAGCTAGAGAAGAACAAGCAACAGGAGTTTGTGGTACATGTGCCTCTTCCAGATGATAAGGAGATTGAGAGGATGGTTgtggagaacaagaagaaggaacTGCTGAGCAAGTACATGAGTGAGGAGCTGATGCAGGAAGAAAAAGAGGCCAAGGAAATGCTCAATGTCAAGCG CCCTACAGGAGTGGAGTAA